The following are encoded together in the Salvia hispanica cultivar TCC Black 2014 chromosome 6, UniMelb_Shisp_WGS_1.0, whole genome shotgun sequence genome:
- the LOC125193386 gene encoding pentatricopeptide repeat-containing protein At4g21190-like isoform X3 — protein sequence MTECAAKGPRPRYPRVWKTKKKIGTISKSLKLVECIKGLSNVKEEVYGALDSFIAWELEFPLITVKKALKSLENEKEWKRIIQVTKWMLSKGQGRTMGSYYTLLNALAEDERLEEAEELWQTLFTRNIESMPRMFFERMISIYYQKEMHEKMFEIFADMEELGIRPNVPIVTMVGEVFKKLDMLDKYEKLNRKYPPPKWEYRYIKGKRVKIRSQYADQIEGDSEVNTSKVEASSDAVELHENAEVNNLYLPETKVTE from the exons ATGACG gaatgtGCTGCTAAAGGTCCTCGACCAAGGTACCCTCGCGTGtggaaaaccaaaaaaaagataGGGACCATTTCAAAGTCCCTAAAGCTTGTTGAATGT ATAAAGGGATTATCAAATGTCAAAGAGGAAGTATATGGGGCTCTTGATTCCTTCATTGCTTGGGAACTCGAATTTCCGTTGATTACGGTGAAGAAAGCTTTAAAAAGTCTTGAGAATGAGAAGGAGTGGAAGAGGATAATTCAG GTGACAAAATGGATGCTAAGCAAAGGGCAAGGAAGAACCATGGGAAGTTATTACACTTTGCTGAATGCTTTAGCAGAGGATGAAAGGCTGGAGGAGGCCGAAGAGCTATGGCAGACACTGTTTACTCGGAACATAGAAAGTATGCCGCGCATGTTCTTTGAGAGGATGATCTCTATCTACTATCAGAAAGAAATGCATGAGAAAATGTTCGAG ATATTTGCAGACATGGAGGAGCTAGGTATCAGGCCGAATGTGCCAATTGTGACGATGGTGGGGGAGGTTTTCAAGAAACTCGACATGCTGGACAAATACGAGAAGCTGAACAGGAAGTATCCTCCACCAAAGTGGGAATACCGATATATCAAAGGTAAGCGTGTCAAGATAAGAAGCCAATATGCCGATCAAATCGAAGGCGACAGTGAGGTAAATACCTCTAAAGTTGAAGCTAGTAGTGATGCAGTTGAACTGCATGAAAATGCAGAGGTAAATAACTTGTATCTGCCTGAAACAAAGGTTACAGAGTga
- the LOC125192006 gene encoding uncharacterized protein LOC125192006 isoform X1, whose amino-acid sequence MEDGSATARRVMVVADGSRESTTALQYALSHALMDNDTLILLHVAPPRNAFGGFFKNPISPGSAGFSGSPTSSGEGSVGRNRNRGGGNGSGGEADFLDGMKRACAAAKPTLKVAVEKAEAAEGKDKAAAIVSHSAASNVELLIIGRKRNALSKSILAYNSMNKTVSDRCRIAKMCCFGRARRGLLFKGLMEMETAEYAIENSKCTCVSVQRKTNGGYLLNSKRHKNFWLLA is encoded by the exons ATGGAAGACGGTAGCGCAACGGCACGCAGAGTGATGGTGGTGGCCGACGGCAGCCGCGAGTCGACCACAGCGCTGCAGTATGCCCTCTCGCACGCCCTCATGGACAACGACACCTTGATCCTCCTCCACGTCGCTCCCCCGAGAAACGCCTTCGGCGGCTTCTTCAAGAACCCGATATCGCCTGGCTCCGCCGGTTTCAGCGGCAGCCCCACCTCCTCCGGCGAGGGCAGCGTCGGCCGCAATCGCAACAGAGGCGGCGGAAACGGAAGCGGAGGAGAGGCCGATTTTCTTGATGGGATGAAGCGCGCTTGCGCGGCTGCCAAGCCCACGCTGAAGGTGGCGGTGGAGAAGGCGGAGGCGGCCGAAGGAAAGGATAAGGCCGCCGCGATTGTCTCCCACAGCGCCGCTAGCAACGTAGAACTTCTGATTATAGGCCGCAAGAGGAACGCTCTTTCCAAATCAATTTTAGC GTACAATTCAATGAATAAGACTGTATCGGACCGATGTAGAATTGCTAAAATGTGTTGTTTTGGTAGGGCGAGAAGAGGTTTATTGTTCAAAGGATTGATGGAGATGGAGACGGCGGAGTATGCGATTGAGAATAGCAAATGCACGTGTGTCTCGGTACAAAGGAAGACTAATGGAGGATATCTTCTCAATAGTAAAAGACATAAAAATTTCTGGCTATTGGCATAA
- the LOC125193386 gene encoding pentatricopeptide repeat-containing protein At4g21190-like isoform X2 has translation MWMLSLRHSLATISIGLQSVEFGENRHRCLVECAAKGPRPRYPRVWKTKKKIGTISKSLKLVECIKGLSNVKEEVYGALDSFIAWELEFPLITVKKALKSLENEKEWKRIIQVTKWMLSKGQGRTMGSYYTLLNALAEDERLEEAEELWQTLFTRNIESMPRMFFERMISIYYQKEMHEKMFEIFADMEELGIRPNVPIVTMVGEVFKKLDMLDKYEKLNRKYPPPKWEYRYIKGKRVKIRSQYADQIEGDSEVNTSKVEASSDAVELHENAEVNNLYLPETKVTE, from the exons ATGTG gatGCTCAGTTTGAGGCATTCTCTTGCAACTATCAGTATAGGATTGCAGTCAGTGGAATTTGGGGAGAATCGTCATCGATGTCTGGTG gaatgtGCTGCTAAAGGTCCTCGACCAAGGTACCCTCGCGTGtggaaaaccaaaaaaaagataGGGACCATTTCAAAGTCCCTAAAGCTTGTTGAATGT ATAAAGGGATTATCAAATGTCAAAGAGGAAGTATATGGGGCTCTTGATTCCTTCATTGCTTGGGAACTCGAATTTCCGTTGATTACGGTGAAGAAAGCTTTAAAAAGTCTTGAGAATGAGAAGGAGTGGAAGAGGATAATTCAG GTGACAAAATGGATGCTAAGCAAAGGGCAAGGAAGAACCATGGGAAGTTATTACACTTTGCTGAATGCTTTAGCAGAGGATGAAAGGCTGGAGGAGGCCGAAGAGCTATGGCAGACACTGTTTACTCGGAACATAGAAAGTATGCCGCGCATGTTCTTTGAGAGGATGATCTCTATCTACTATCAGAAAGAAATGCATGAGAAAATGTTCGAG ATATTTGCAGACATGGAGGAGCTAGGTATCAGGCCGAATGTGCCAATTGTGACGATGGTGGGGGAGGTTTTCAAGAAACTCGACATGCTGGACAAATACGAGAAGCTGAACAGGAAGTATCCTCCACCAAAGTGGGAATACCGATATATCAAAGGTAAGCGTGTCAAGATAAGAAGCCAATATGCCGATCAAATCGAAGGCGACAGTGAGGTAAATACCTCTAAAGTTGAAGCTAGTAGTGATGCAGTTGAACTGCATGAAAATGCAGAGGTAAATAACTTGTATCTGCCTGAAACAAAGGTTACAGAGTga
- the LOC125196224 gene encoding pathogenesis-related protein STH-21-like, which translates to MGVKSFFQEVKTKITSSRLFKALVTESPDVLPKVTPSIKSIELLEGTGYNPGCVFQTNFPEGAHFKYMKCKVDEIDHEKHTIKYTVFEGDMLGDKLEKICYDMKFEDTEDGGCVVKVTSEYHTKGDHEISDDDLKGAKEQSLGIYKSCEDYLNANPHICA; encoded by the exons ATGGGTGTGAAGAGCTTCTTCCAGGAAGTGAAAACCAAGATCACCTCATCAAGGCTGTTCAAGGCTTTGGTGACAGAATCTCCGGATGTGCTCCCCAAGGTCACGCCATCCATCAAGAGCATCGAACTCCTCGAAGGCACCGGCTACAACCCCGGCTGCGTCTTCCAAACCAACTTCCCCGAGG GTGCCCACTTCAAGTACATGAAGTGCAAAGTGGACGAGATCGACCACGAGAAGCACACGATCAAGTACACTGTGTTCGAAGGGGACATGTTGGGAGACAAACTAGAGAAGATCTGCTATGACATGAAGTTCGAGGACACGGAAGATGGAGGGTGCGTGGTGAAGGTGACGAGCGAGTACCACACCAAGGGCGACCATGAGATCAGCGATGACGACCTCAAGGGCGCCAAAGAGCAGTCCCTCGGCATCTACAAGTCTTGCGAGGACTACCTCAATGCCAACCCTCACATCTGCGCCTAA
- the LOC125193386 gene encoding pentatricopeptide repeat-containing protein At4g21190-like isoform X1, with protein sequence MCYRMLSLRHSLATISIGLQSVEFGENRHRCLVECAAKGPRPRYPRVWKTKKKIGTISKSLKLVECIKGLSNVKEEVYGALDSFIAWELEFPLITVKKALKSLENEKEWKRIIQVTKWMLSKGQGRTMGSYYTLLNALAEDERLEEAEELWQTLFTRNIESMPRMFFERMISIYYQKEMHEKMFEIFADMEELGIRPNVPIVTMVGEVFKKLDMLDKYEKLNRKYPPPKWEYRYIKGKRVKIRSQYADQIEGDSEVNTSKVEASSDAVELHENAEVNNLYLPETKVTE encoded by the exons ATGTG ttataggatGCTCAGTTTGAGGCATTCTCTTGCAACTATCAGTATAGGATTGCAGTCAGTGGAATTTGGGGAGAATCGTCATCGATGTCTGGTG gaatgtGCTGCTAAAGGTCCTCGACCAAGGTACCCTCGCGTGtggaaaaccaaaaaaaagataGGGACCATTTCAAAGTCCCTAAAGCTTGTTGAATGT ATAAAGGGATTATCAAATGTCAAAGAGGAAGTATATGGGGCTCTTGATTCCTTCATTGCTTGGGAACTCGAATTTCCGTTGATTACGGTGAAGAAAGCTTTAAAAAGTCTTGAGAATGAGAAGGAGTGGAAGAGGATAATTCAG GTGACAAAATGGATGCTAAGCAAAGGGCAAGGAAGAACCATGGGAAGTTATTACACTTTGCTGAATGCTTTAGCAGAGGATGAAAGGCTGGAGGAGGCCGAAGAGCTATGGCAGACACTGTTTACTCGGAACATAGAAAGTATGCCGCGCATGTTCTTTGAGAGGATGATCTCTATCTACTATCAGAAAGAAATGCATGAGAAAATGTTCGAG ATATTTGCAGACATGGAGGAGCTAGGTATCAGGCCGAATGTGCCAATTGTGACGATGGTGGGGGAGGTTTTCAAGAAACTCGACATGCTGGACAAATACGAGAAGCTGAACAGGAAGTATCCTCCACCAAAGTGGGAATACCGATATATCAAAGGTAAGCGTGTCAAGATAAGAAGCCAATATGCCGATCAAATCGAAGGCGACAGTGAGGTAAATACCTCTAAAGTTGAAGCTAGTAGTGATGCAGTTGAACTGCATGAAAATGCAGAGGTAAATAACTTGTATCTGCCTGAAACAAAGGTTACAGAGTga
- the LOC125192006 gene encoding uncharacterized protein LOC125192006 isoform X2, with protein MEDGSATARRVMVVADGSRESTTALQYALSHALMDNDTLILLHVAPPRNAFGGFFKNPISPGSAGFSGSPTSSGEGSVGRNRNRGGGNGSGGEADFLDGMKRACAAAKPTLKVAVEKAEAAEGKDKAAAIVSHSAASNVELLIIGRKRNALSKSILAARRGLLFKGLMEMETAEYAIENSKCTCVSVQRKTNGGYLLNSKRHKNFWLLA; from the exons ATGGAAGACGGTAGCGCAACGGCACGCAGAGTGATGGTGGTGGCCGACGGCAGCCGCGAGTCGACCACAGCGCTGCAGTATGCCCTCTCGCACGCCCTCATGGACAACGACACCTTGATCCTCCTCCACGTCGCTCCCCCGAGAAACGCCTTCGGCGGCTTCTTCAAGAACCCGATATCGCCTGGCTCCGCCGGTTTCAGCGGCAGCCCCACCTCCTCCGGCGAGGGCAGCGTCGGCCGCAATCGCAACAGAGGCGGCGGAAACGGAAGCGGAGGAGAGGCCGATTTTCTTGATGGGATGAAGCGCGCTTGCGCGGCTGCCAAGCCCACGCTGAAGGTGGCGGTGGAGAAGGCGGAGGCGGCCGAAGGAAAGGATAAGGCCGCCGCGATTGTCTCCCACAGCGCCGCTAGCAACGTAGAACTTCTGATTATAGGCCGCAAGAGGAACGCTCTTTCCAAATCAATTTTAGC GGCGAGAAGAGGTTTATTGTTCAAAGGATTGATGGAGATGGAGACGGCGGAGTATGCGATTGAGAATAGCAAATGCACGTGTGTCTCGGTACAAAGGAAGACTAATGGAGGATATCTTCTCAATAGTAAAAGACATAAAAATTTCTGGCTATTGGCATAA
- the LOC125193549 gene encoding acetylserotonin O-methyltransferase-like: MARDEDSVAIAEAWNHGFGFIKTSVVKTAVELEIPDILQNHGAPISLPDLSAAVGCPADRLHRVMRFLAHHGIFKRTSEGGPVCYAQTPISRSLTRDKLGPFVLLQGAVCGPNGCITAETLRTAKRPGVEIAGSDDGLYEDPVFYTKVFRDAMASHARLTTTAVIENYKEGFDGVRSLVDVGGSQGMALGMLVKAFPRIRGICLDLPEVVARASPLEGVEFVGGSMFESVPKADVVMLMFVLHNWSDKECVEILKKCKEAVPAGTGKVIIVDAIVDEDGGDDEFTGARLGLDVTMMAVTFEGKERTYDEWAHILNEAGFRKHVVKNIKALEFVIEAYP; encoded by the exons atggcgCGAGATGAAGATTCAGTGGCTATAGCAGAAGCATGGAATCATGGCTTCGGCTTCATCAAAACCAGCGTAGTGAAGACTGCGGTGGAGCTCGAGATACCCGACATCCTACAAAACCACGGAGCTCCGATCTCCCTGCCGGATCTCTCCGCCGCCGTCGGATGCCCCGCCGACCGCCTCCACCGCGTCATGAGATTCCTGGCCCACCACGGCATCTTCAAGAGAACCAGCGAAGGCGGCCCGGTTTGCTACGCTCAAACCCCCATCTCGCGCAGCCTCACGAGGGACAAGTTGGGGCCCTTCGTGCTTCTTCAGGGTGCCGTCTGTGGGCCCAACGGGTGCATCACGGCCGAGACCCTAAGGACCGCCAAACGGCCCGGGGTGGAAATCGCCGGGTCGGATGATGGCTTGTACGAGGATCCGGTTTTCTACACGAAGGTGTTTAGGGATGCGATGGCAAGCCATGCTCGTTTGACGACGACTGCGGTCATCGAGAACTACAAAGAGGGTTTTGACGGGGTCCGGTCGTTGGTTGATGTTGGTGGTTCTCAAGGAATGGCCCTTGGGATGTTGGTGAAGGCCTTTCCACGGATTCGGGGGATCTGCCTTGATCTCCCCGAAGTCGTGGCTAGGGCTTCACCCCTTGAAGGGGTCGAGTTCGTCGGCGGGAGCATGTTCGAGAGTGTGCCCAAAGCCGATGTCGTCATGCTCATG TTTGTATTGCACAATTGGAGCGACAAGGAGTGCGTGGAGATTCTCAAGAAATGTAAGGAAGCCGTCCCGGCTGGCACCGGGAAGGTGATAATCGTAGATGCCATAGTTGATGAAGACGGCGGAGATGACGAGTTCACCGGGGCTCGTCTAGGGTTGGATGTTACGATGATGGCGGTGACGTTCGAGGGGAAGGAGAGGACATACGATGAATGGGCACATATATTAAACGAGGCTGGCTTTCGAAAACATgttgttaaaaatattaaagctTTAGAATTCGTCATCGAGGCTTATCCCTAA